One window from the genome of Montipora foliosa isolate CH-2021 chromosome 5, ASM3666993v2, whole genome shotgun sequence encodes:
- the LOC138002800 gene encoding uncharacterized protein has protein sequence MESKLKALDAELQLLALTRGKTDTVVEKGNNDKIARHREALRKIVANVEDLKMDIEKGKLEAAESIEDVKAWGASIEKTIDEVDLQVADLTRYLEEIGTKEKTQKLEEEEAILAKRREDELQFEKLKLEQKSKLQSLDQPTAKPPSKGNVKMPKLVITKYDGTYEKWLSFWNKFEAEIDAADIAPVTKFAHLKELLETNVCETIDGLPFNSEGYERAKNILKSNYGKTSEIVRAYIDNINALPVISGSKPNEIHKFWQTLNYNVQALETLGKLSGCLSMVRGVLDKLPGIKADLVIGKPGWQDLGFAELMRSLEEWKAIHPMKVNESVHEISPSQPSHLRSRSPRPPRPPRTPRDNSFYAQDRGPISRRVCLYCDRETHRSWECDSVTSPAERRRILQSKRLCFNCTGTQHNPSQCRSRTSCVHCKQKHHSSICDRSTTAGRQTTTSGGVALTATQEGEKVCHPVVLVKLNGVTCRALLDTGATASYASGYILDRLNLVPSRTLTRQIQTIVGTVTKRTETYNVQVSDTKGNYTIPLSANRIDRAELLCVENPNYREMIRKYRHLKGVDIEDTDTKSLLPVHVILGASDYAKIKTSTSQRTGSIGEPVAEFTLFGWTIMSPGTEQNLDSMFLAQTTSTSYEELCRMDVLGLEDKPNGDQSVVYEEFIEQLSRSPEGWYETGLPWKGDHLPLPSNKSGSLKRLGSLVQRLKKTGKLNDYDAIIQKQLHEGVIEEAEMPASGREFYIPHKAVVRESAETTKMRIVYDASARAYDSAPSLNDCLEVGPPLQNQLWKVLLRGRFHAVALAGDIRKAFLQVRIREQDRDALRFHWLDGKNPLRIRTYRFTRALFGLGPSPFLLGGVIQHHLNTCRADHPDTVAGIERKLYVDDLITGGGTVQETEEKKAKTTEIFRRATFHLHKWHSNIPKLEISEDAGNEDDLSYAKQQLGVKSRECGLLGLKWNRSTDEIAVTIPEEVAQPTKRGILGKVARIYDPLGLIAPITLQGKLLYRNACEEKSAWDAPLSYRKSSRADGKAYLVLYACSLTRALYLEILPNLETTTFMASLKRFIARRGRPSKIFSDNGRTFVGAAKLLKEIQKDEQIQDYLASEKITWRFNLSRAPWWGGQFERLVGLFKRAFYKVIGGGMLTWSELSEVVLDVETHLNRRPLSYVEDDVQLPLLTPSSFLFQRSIRLPERQPWREEDYDLRKRERYLRTCKDALWKRWTREYLAALRERHTHNIPGTHRPLNVGDVVIIRTEDKNRGKWPLGVVEELFEGRDGKVRAVKLRAGKTFLERPIQHLYPLELTCDKVPERAAAPPLLNAGASVFRPRRDAAVAATLRIQGVAEDGEL, from the exons ATGGAATCTAAACTCAAGGCTCTTGATGCCGAGCTTCAACTTTTAGCTCTAACGCGCGGCAAGACTGACACAGTTGTGGAAAAGGGAAACAACGACAAAATAGCCCGCCATAGAGAAGCTTTAAGGAAAATTGTGGCGAACGTCGAAGATCTAAAGATGGATATTGAGAAAGGTAAGCTAGAAGCAGCAGAAAGTATAGAAGATGTGAAGGCATGGGGTGCATCGATCGAAAAAACAATTGATGAAGTAGATTTGCAAGTAGCGGATTTAACTCGTTATCTGGAAGAAATTGGAACTAAAGAGAAAACCCAAAAGCTTGAAGAGGAAGAAGCCATCCTTGCCAAAAGGCGGGAGGACGAACTGCAATTTGAAAAGCTGAAACTCGAACAGAAGTCAAAATTGCAATCATTAGATCAACCTACCGCGAAGCCTCCCAGTAAGGGAAATGTAAAAATGCCAAAGCTGGTTATCACTAAGTATGACGGCACTTATGAAAAATGGCTctccttttggaataagtttGAAGCCGAAATAGATGCAGCGGATATTGCACCGGTTACAAAGTTTGCCCATCTAAAGGAATTATTGGAAACTAATGTGTGTGAAACAATTGATGGCTTGCCCTTTAACTCCGAAGGCTACGAACGCGCTAAGAACATCTTGAAATCTAATTACGGGAAAACGAGCGAGATCGTGCGAGCTTACATCGATAACATCAATGCGTTGCCGGTGATATCTGGAAGCAAACCAAATGAAATCCACAAGTTTTGGCAAACTTTGAACTATAATGTTCAAGCTCTAGAGACTCTAGGTAAACTTTCTGGTTGTTTGTCTATGGTGCGTGGGGTTCTAGACAAGTTGCCGGGCATAAAAGCAGATCTCGTGATTGGAAAACCAGGATGGCAAGACTTGGGATTCGCGGAGCTAATGCGATCGTTAGAAGAATGGAAAGCTATCCATCCAATGAAAGTAAATGAGTCGGTTCACGAGATCTCTCCATCACAGCCCTCACATCTGCGTTCTCGGTCTCCACGTCCGCCGCGCCCTCCTCGTACTCCTCGCGATAATAGTTTCTACGCGCAAGACCGCGGACCAATCTCACGACGCGTGTGTCTTTACTGCGATCGCGAGACTCACAGATCCTGGGAATGTGACAGTGTGACATCTCCAGCGGAGCGCAGAAGAATTCTACAAAGCAAACGCCTGTGTTTTAACTGCACTGGAACACAACACAATCCATCACAATGCCGTAGCCGCACATCGTGCGTACACTGTAAACAAAAGCATCACTCGTCTATTTGCGATCGTTCGACAACAGCTGGACGCCAAACAACAACCAGCGGTGGGGTGGCGTTAACTGCGACCCAAGAAGGAGAGAAAGTGTGCCATCCCGTTGTGCTCGTCAAATTGAATGGCGTGACCTGTAGAGCCCTTTTGGATACCGGGGCAACTGCCTCTTATGCCTCGGGATACATCTTGGATCGATTAAATCTTGTACCGTCACGCACTCTAACGCGACAAATACAAACTATTGTGGGCACCGTTACCAAGCGAACCGAAACCTACAATGTTCAAGTGAGTGACACAAAAGGAAACTATACCATCCCTCTCAGCGCAAACAGGATAGACCGGGCTGAACTGTTGTGCGTGGAAAACCCGAACTACAGGGAAATGATCAGAAAATACCGTCATCTGAAAGGCGTGGACATAGAAGACACTGACACCAAGAGCCTACTTCCGGTTCATGTTATTCTGGGAGCGAGTGATTACGCGAAGATTAAAACGTCAACATCCCAGCGTACTGGATCCATTGGAGAGCCTGTGGCCGAGTTCACTCTCTTTGGGTGGACCATTATGTCTCCAGGAACAGAGCAAAACCTTGACAGCATGTTCTTAGCCCAAACGACCTCAACCAGTTATGAAGAGCTCTGCCGCATGGACGTTCTAGGGCTCGAAGATAAACCAAATGGAGATCAAAGCGTGGTGTATGAAGAGTTCATCGAACAGCTCAGCCGCAGCCCTGAAGGCTGGTACGAGACCGGCCTTCCCTGGAAAGGAGATCATCTTCCCTTGCCCTCTAACAAGTCGGGGAGCTTGAAGCGACTCGGAAGCCTAGTTCAGCGACTGAAGAAAACAGGGAAGCTTAACGACTATGATGCAATCATCCAAAAACAGCTACATGAAGGAGTTATAGAAGAGGCAGAGATGCCAGCATCTGGACGAGAGTTCTACATCCCCCACAAGGCTGTTGTAAGAGAGAGCGCCGAAACTACTAAGATGCGGATTGTATACGATGCCTCAGCGAGAGCTTATGACTCAGCTCCCTCCCTAAACGACTGCCTAGAAGTTGGACCACCCCTACAGAATCAGCTGTGGAAAGTACTCTTAAGAGGAAGGTTTCATGCAGTAGCCCTAGCCGGTGATATTCGCAAGGCATTTCTTCAAGTGCGTATCCGCGAGCAAGACCGAGACGCACTGCGTTTCCATTGGCTAGACGGCAAGAATCCCTTACGTATTCGCACCTACAGGTTCACCAGAGCACTATTTGGCTTGGGACCCTCGCCTTTTCTGCTTGGCGGCGTAATCCAGCACCATTTAAACACTTGTAGAGCTGATCACCCTGATACTGTTGCGGGAATAGAACGAAAACTTTATGTAGATGATCTCATTACTGGCGGAGGAACTGTCCAAGAAACCGAAGAAAAGAAAGCTAAAACAACCGAAATATTTCGCCGGGCCACCTTTCATTTGCACAAGTGGCACTCAAACATCCCTAAATTAGAGATCTCAGAGGACGCCGGGAATGAAGATGACTTGAGCTATGCCAAACAGCAACTAGGAGTAAAGTCCAGAGAGTGCGGTCTGCTTGGTTTAAAATGGAATAGATCAACAGACGAAATTGCAGTCACTATTCCAGAAGAAGTTGCGCAACCTACTAAACGAGGGATTCTTGGAAAAGTAGCAAGAATCTATGACCCCCTTGGTCTGATCGCGCCAATAACCTTACAAGGAAAGCTGCTTTACCGAAATGCCTGCGAAGAGAAATCCGCTTGGGATGCACCGTTATCG TACCGCAAGTCTTCGCGAGCAGATGGGAAAGCCTATTTGGTGCTTTATGCCTGCAGTTTAACGAGAGCTTTGTACCTAGAAATCCTACCAAATCTAGAAACCACTACCTTCATGGCAAGCCTAAAGCGATTCATCGCTAGACGAGGACGACCATCTAAGATTTTCTCAGACAATGGAAGGACTTTCGTGGGAGCGGCAAAACTGTTGAAAGAAATCCAGAAAGACGAGCAAATCCAAGACTACCTAGCATCAGAGAAGATCACTTGGAGATTCAACCTGAGTCGAGCACCCTGGTGGGGCGGCCAGTTCGAGCGACTGGTTGGCCTTTTTAAACGCGCTTTCTACAAAGTGATTGGGGGAGGAATGCTGACCTGGTCAGAGCTGTCCGAAGTTGTGCTCGATGTGGAAACTCACTTAAACCGCCGCCCCCTATCGTATGTGGAAGATGACGTCCAGCTCCCTCTACTGACCCCGTCCTCCTTTCTATTCCAAAGATCTATACGCCTGCCTGAGCGACAGCCGTGGAGAGAGGAAGATTATGATCTGCGAAAACGGGAAAGGTACCTCAGGACCTGCAAAGATGCCTTGTGGAAGCGCTGGACGCGGGAATACTTGGCCGCACTGAGAGAACGACACACCCACAACATCCCAGGTACACACAGGCCACTGAACGTAGGAGATGTCGTCATTATCCGTACAGAAGACAAAAATCGTGGGAAGTGGCCCCTTGGTGTTGTGGAAGAGCTGTTTGAAGGACGAGATGGAAAAGTGCGAGCGGTGAAGTTACGCGCGGGAAAAACGTTCTTGGAGAGACCAATCCAACACCTTTACCCACTGGAATTAACCTGTGATAAAGTGCCAGAAAGAGCTGCAGCGCCGCCACTGCTTAATGCTGGAGCATCAGTTTTCCGTCCAAGGAGAGATGCTGCTGTGGCTGCTACCTTGCGTATTCAGGGTGTTGCTGAAGATGGAGAACTTTAA